The sequence below is a genomic window from Nitrospirota bacterium.
GTGACGAGGGACGACGGACGCGGGAGAACAAATATCATTGAGACAATACGAAACCTTTGAGCATGAGGCCGACATCGGCATACGCGGGTTCGGCCAAACCGCGGAGGAGGCATTTGAGAATACCGCTCTTGCGATGTATTCCGTGATGGTGAATGTTAAGGCGATAGAACCCAAAGAGAAGAGAAGCGTTACCATCTCTGCTCCTGACCGCGAACTTCTGCTGGTCGAGTGGTTGAACGCGCTTCTGTCCTTGTCGGACATTGAACATATGGTCTTCTCGAAGTTCAACGTGAAGATAGAGGGCACGTCGCTCTTCGGGACGGCATGGGGCGAGGCGCTTAGTCGTGAACGGCATGATCCGAGTGTCGAGATAAAAGGCGCGACGTATTATATGCTGAAGGTTGCTGAAGAAAAAGGACGATTTGTCGCGCAGTGCGTGGTGGATGTGTGATGTGGAACAGTTCGGAGTGCGGAGTCTGAACCCTGAACCATTCCATTACCATCTTGAGTCCATTCATGGATCCGAATACATTCCATAAGATCAACGACTACCTCTGGGAAATCCCGCAGCAGGGGGAGATGCGCGTGCCCGGCAGGATCTTTGCCAGCGAAAAGCTGCTTCAGGACATGGACGAAAAGGTGCGCGAGCAGGTGACGAACGTGGCAATGCTGCCGGGGATCCAGGTCGCGTCCATGGCAATGCCGGACGCTCATTGGGGATACGGGTTCCCGATCGGCGGCGTTGCGGCATTCGATCCTGATGAAGGGGGCATCATCTCCATGGGCGGAGTTGGTTTCGATATATCCTGCGGTGTTCGGACCATGAAAACAGGCTTGACCAGAGAGGAGATCATGCCGAGGCTCCCGAGACTGGTTGATCAATTTTACAGCCGTGTGCCTGCAGGGGTGGGCTCGGAAGGGCTGATCAAGCTTTCCCCTGCCCAACTCGACGAAATGCTTATTGGCGGAGCAGTGTGGGCTGTTAAAAAGGGTTACGGTGTGAAGGATGATCTTGAATATATTGAGGAGCACGGCAGGGTGGAAGGCGCGGAACCGGACGCTGTTTCAGACACGGCAAAGAAGCGCCAGTATCGTGAAATGGGGACGCTCGGAGCGGGCAATCATTACCTCGAGATCCAAGTCGTGACGGACATTTACAACGAACAGACTGCGTTGGCCATGGGCCTGAGAAAAGACGACATCGTCATTTCCGTGCACTGCGGTTCGCGAGGTCTCGGCCACCAGATCGGGACCGATTACCTGAAGAATCTCGCCTTCACGCTGCAGAAATACAAGATAGCGGTCAAGGACCGTGAACTTGCCTGCGCGCCGATCAACTCTCCCGAGGGACAAAAATACTTCGGCGCGATGAGCGCGGGGATCAACTGTGCGCTGGCGAACCGCCAGATCATCACGCACCTGGTGCGCGAGATATTCACCGAGGTATTTCCCGAAGGGCATATTAAGATGCTCTACGATACCAGCCATAATATCTGCAAGAAGGAGACTCACCTTGTCAACGGGAAGAAGAAAAAGCTTTTTGTGCACCGCAAGGGGGCTACACGCTCCTTTGGCCCCGGACAGATGGACCTTCCGCAGGAGTATCGGCATATCGGTCAGCCTGTTCTGATCGGCGGCACCATGGGAACGTCATCCTATATCCTCGTGGGCACTGAAGAGGGAATGACCCATGCCTTCGGTTCAGCATGCCACGGCGCGGGCCGGGCCATGTCGCGCACGCAGGCCAAAAAACAGTGGCACGGCAGGGAGGTCATTCAATCACTCGAGGATCATGGCGTACTGGTGCGGGGGCATTCCTATTCCGGGATCGCGGAGGAAGCGCCGGAATCGTATAAGGATGTGGCGGAAGTTGTGGATGCGGCGCACCATGCGGGACTTGCCCGCAAAGTGGCGCGGGTCAAACCGCTCGCGTGCGTAAAAGGATAATGGAGACTGAAAGCCGGTCAGCGTGTTCGGTTGAGCGCAATTTTTCAGGCAAAGCATTTTAGCAGGCTGTTGAAAAAGTCTTTTTGTGATTCGACAGGCTCACCACGAACGGATAAATACGAATAAATTCAATACACGCTCCGTTCGCCCTGAGCCCTGAGCTTGCCGAAGGGTCGAAGGGTAAACGGAGCGTTTTTCACCAGCCTGCTAGAACGTAAAGTCAACAGAATGACCGCACACGGTGCCGGTCGTATGCCCGCCTCCGGTGGTGTTGAAATTCGTATCCAGGCTGATCTGGCAGCTTTGGGTTTCAGATTTAAACCCGCCGTGTATGCCAAGATGCTGTTGTGTCGAAGGTGCTCCGTTTAAAAAGGTGAACGTCCCGGTAATGGAAATGTAGGGATCGCCATTGATTATTAATGGAGGTTGGCAGCTCCAGTCTGTTATTGTTATTGGAATTTGCAACTGTATGATACCGGAACCGGTATCAGATATGGATCCGGTGATATTTCCTGATGCTTTCATGTTGCCGCCGGAGGTGCAGGTTAATGTATACGAAATCGACTGATTGATCTGAGTGTTTGCCCTTTGTTGAGATGTCGCGTTTGATAATTCGTTTGCCCTCAATGCCTGGGCGCTCACGGCGCTCGTTGAAATACGAGAAATTGACTTCGAAAACGAAGTGGCCTGGTCAGATGTCATGTCGGTGGTATTGACGCTGCCCAGGTCGCCGAGCCCGCCGTTACTGCCGCACGCTGATACGATAAGCGTCATTACGATGAGAATTCCAAATCCATACAGCCTGACATATCTGTTCATGATATCATTACCCCCTTTTTTAAGTTCCCAACAAAACAATACGGGTTTTTTAGACTCTGTGCTGCAAACTTCACGATGAACTTATTAATATAGACGCATAAGATAATGTTACCTGTAGGGCAAGGCTTTAGCCTTGCTTTAAGCAACCCTGAAGGGTTGCCCTACAAAAGAGATGACAACAATTATTATTGTGTTTGCTATAGTAAGCCTGTGCATCTGTAGTTTTATTATGCAAAAAATACTTCGCTCAGGAGTCTTGCAGGTCAAGACAGATTTACCCTGATCCAGCCTGCATTTGCTGTTAAATATACATCAACCAAATTAAAATGTCTACAACAAAATTAAAGTTATTCAACTGACCGCTGAGATGACTTCATGGATGGTTTTTCAGAGCGGTTTTTCATCATGTATTGTCGAACAGCTTGCAAATAATGGTAACCGTTAGAAAAAATTATAAACGTCCTGTAATTATAAACGTCCTTGATTTTAATCAGGA
It includes:
- a CDS encoding archease; amino-acid sequence: MRQYETFEHEADIGIRGFGQTAEEAFENTALAMYSVMVNVKAIEPKEKRSVTISAPDRELLLVEWLNALLSLSDIEHMVFSKFNVKIEGTSLFGTAWGEALSRERHDPSVEIKGATYYMLKVAEEKGRFVAQCVVDV
- a CDS encoding RtcB family protein, with product MDPNTFHKINDYLWEIPQQGEMRVPGRIFASEKLLQDMDEKVREQVTNVAMLPGIQVASMAMPDAHWGYGFPIGGVAAFDPDEGGIISMGGVGFDISCGVRTMKTGLTREEIMPRLPRLVDQFYSRVPAGVGSEGLIKLSPAQLDEMLIGGAVWAVKKGYGVKDDLEYIEEHGRVEGAEPDAVSDTAKKRQYREMGTLGAGNHYLEIQVVTDIYNEQTALAMGLRKDDIVISVHCGSRGLGHQIGTDYLKNLAFTLQKYKIAVKDRELACAPINSPEGQKYFGAMSAGINCALANRQIITHLVREIFTEVFPEGHIKMLYDTSHNICKKETHLVNGKKKKLFVHRKGATRSFGPGQMDLPQEYRHIGQPVLIGGTMGTSSYILVGTEEGMTHAFGSACHGAGRAMSRTQAKKQWHGREVIQSLEDHGVLVRGHSYSGIAEEAPESYKDVAEVVDAAHHAGLARKVARVKPLACVKG